The Terriglobales bacterium genome contains the following window.
CATCTTTGAACGTACCATTGCGCATGTTGCGATAGAGTTTGTTGGGCTGCGTGTCATTGGCGACCAGCACATCAGCCCAGCCATCCTGATCGTAGTCGAGCATGGCCACGCCCAGCGACTTGGAGCTCGCATCGAAAATTCCGCTCGGAGCCGTAACATCCTCGAATGTGCCGTCGCCGCGATTGTGAAACAGCCAGCAGGTTTCCCCGTGATAGGCTTCCGGCGTGCAGTAAGACTTGCGCTTCCCATCGAGGCTGCAAAATACATCGTGCTCAGCCGACCACTTAACGTAATTGCAGACCAGCAGATCGAGAAGCCCATCACTGTCAAAATCAAACCACAGGGCGGAGGTGCTGAGAGCCTGCCTCCCGGCAAGTCCGCTGGAGTGGGTGACATCAATGAACGTGCCTTTTCCCGTGTTGCGAAATAAGCGATTTTGACCTACGCAGGTAATGAATATGTCAGGATAGCCGTCGTTGTTGTAGTCCCCGACGGCAACACCCAAGCCATACATCTCCACATCGAGACCGGCGACGTGGGTAACATCCGTGAAAGTGCCGTTACGATTATTGCGATACAACCGGAGCGTGCTTCGCTGCCGTTTGTGGCCGGGCCAATCCATGCCATTCACCAGGAGAATGTCCTGCCAGCCATCACCGTCATAATCGAGGAAGGCGCAACCGGAACCCAGGGTCTCGGGCAAAAGCTTGCCTCCGTAGGCTCCGCTGTTGTGGTGAAAGTGGATGCCCGCCTGCTCATTTACATTTACCAATCGGAAGCCCGGATGCAGGCCTTCCCCCAGGGAAAAGGCGCTCACCGCAGGCGGAACAGCCAGCAGGCCTAATAGAAAGTCTCTGCGGTTCAAGGAAGGTTCACCAATCCGTTGCGAATACCGTAGGCAACAAGTTCGGCTGTCTTATGGAGTCCCAGGGCCTGCATCATGTTGGCGCGGTGAACGGCGACGGTGTTGGCGCTCAAATCGAGATCGCTGGCAATTTCCTTGTTGGACTTGCCGTCAACGATCAGTTGCAGAATCTGAAGTTCACGCGCGGTCAACCCGTGGCTTCGCTCACCTTTTTCGGTCACCTGCGGCGTGAGCTGGGGATCAAGCACCTGCTCGCCTGCGGCCACCCGTTTGACCGCCCTCACCAAGTCCAGGTCCATGGCATTTTTCAGAATATAGCCGCGGGCGCCGGCTTGAAGTGCTTTGCGTACCCAGGTGTCCTCTGAATGCATGCTCAACATCAATATGGAAGTCTGTGGTGAAATCTCAAGGATGCGGGTGGTGGCGACCAGTCCGTTGGTTCCCGGCAGCGCACAATCCATCACCACTACTTGTGGCTGCAGATCGCCAGCCAGGCGGATCGCCTCGGCGCTGTCGCTGGCTTCGCCGACGATTCGTATCTCCGCATCATCCTCTAAAATGCGCCGAAACCCGCGGCGCACCAACGCATGGTCATCTACAAGCAAAACTGAAATTTTAGCTTTCATGCAAATCCATTCTCGCCTTGGGAACACTCAGACGAACCAGTGTGCCGCCCTGCGCAGGCCGCAGGAATTCAATCTTACCGCTCAGCAGCTCGGCGCGTTCGCGGATGGCCACTAACCCGATTCCATGTTGTCTTGCCTGTGCTGCCAGACCTTTGCCGTGGTCTTCAACTTCGCAGATTAAGCCGTCAGGCAGATACTTCAACCGCACCCAGGCTTCCCCGGATTCCGCATGCCGGGTGACATTGTTCAGTGCTTCCTGGAGGACCCGATAGATGTGAATAGCCGCGCGGCCTTCCACTTGAAATGGGGTCCCGGATTTTT
Protein-coding sequences here:
- a CDS encoding CRTAC1 family protein, with protein sequence MNRRDFLLGLLAVPPAVSAFSLGEGLHPGFRLVNVNEQAGIHFHHNSGAYGGKLLPETLGSGCAFLDYDGDGWQDILLVNGMDWPGHKRQRSTLRLYRNNRNGTFTDVTHVAGLDVEMYGLGVAVGDYNNDGYPDIFITCVGQNRLFRNTGKGTFIDVTHSSGLAGRQALSTSALWFDFDSDGLLDLLVCNYVKWSAEHDVFCSLDGKRKSYCTPEAYHGETCWLFHNRGDGTFEDVTAPSGIFDASSKSLGVAMLDYDQDGWADVLVANDTQPNKLYRNMRNGTFKDVALEAGIAFSTEGRARAGMGVDVADFDNSGNPGVAITNFDNEMVGLYRSNGRGNYEDVAAKTGVGPASRNTLGFGCLFLDVNLDGALDLIVANGHIDETVRNIRGGVGYAQPPHLFLNSGKGTFTDVALDAGGEFAQPKVGRGLAYGDFDRDGDLDLLMTTNNGPAYLFRNDQSSGNRSIRFHLVGTKSNRDAIGASVRISCSGVSQSRLVKSGSSYLSQSELPVTFGIGKHDKVDSAVVQWPSGRTEEFKNLAAGRAYNCIEGKGVTPLAGF
- a CDS encoding response regulator transcription factor — its product is MKAKISVLLVDDHALVRRGFRRILEDDAEIRIVGEASDSAEAIRLAGDLQPQVVVMDCALPGTNGLVATTRILEISPQTSILMLSMHSEDTWVRKALQAGARGYILKNAMDLDLVRAVKRVAAGEQVLDPQLTPQVTEKGERSHGLTARELQILQLIVDGKSNKEIASDLDLSANTVAVHRANMMQALGLHKTAELVAYGIRNGLVNLP